The genomic segment TCTTTGAAGATGCTTCAGAAAAACCGGAAGAAGGCGGCCTGTTCAGTGAAAACATGCTGGAACGTGTGATTCCAGGAGCATTTGCCGCTGTCGTCATGCTGTCAATTGTCTTCACCGGAATGGCAATCTTCCAAAGCGCGTCCCAGGAGAAGAAAGACAAAATTGCTGAGATTATTCTGTCGTCTTTAACGCCTGCAGAACTGATGCAAGGCAAGATCATCGGCTATTTTGTCCTCGGTATCATCCAGGTCGTTGTCTATATTGTCATCGCGCTGCCGGTCCTCATCTGGAAAATCGATTTTCCGATTATTGAGTATCTGTTAGTGCCCGAAATTCTAGTGCTAATATTCATTTCTATCCTCGGATACCTGCTCTATGCGGCGCTATTCGTCGGAATCGGTGCCACAATGGCTGATATCTCGACAGCGGGGAATTTCCAGGGCATGGTCATGATGTTACCATTCAGCCCATTCCTTTTCATTGGACCAGTCTTCAGCGATCCAAGCGGATTCTGGGCGCAGCTTGGAAGCTATATCCCGTTTACATCACCTGGCGTTCTCATTATGCGCCTGTCACTTCTTGAAGAATGGCCGTGGGTGCAAATCATTATCGCTATCGGAATTCTTGTCGTTAGCGTCTGGGTCTTCATGAAACTTGCGGGCAAAGTCTTCAAGATTGGCATCCTGATGTATGGCAAGAACGCTACACCGGGCGAAATTTGGAAATGGATTCGGGCGTAAAAAAATAGAGCTTGCTAATCAACAATATCTATTAACCTTATAAATTATAGAATAGAAAACTTTCTTGCACATGTGTTCATTAACTAAAAATAACCAATAAATAACTTAATTGACTACTAGGCGCTCGGTGTACAGTTGCTTCTGGCTCGCATTGAATTGAACAACTTCTTTATATAACTGAGCTATTTTGATGTATAGGAATGCGACTTCGCCGCATTCCTATACATCTTCTTCAGTAATCGTCTGGTGGTCGTTCATCCGTCGCGCCCCAAAGGCAAAGGTACACGAAGTGCTAATGCTTTTGGGAACGAGGGAATGGAGGGTTCCTAACTGGGTAAAAGCCGCCAAAGATGCAATTTTGGCGGCTGAAGCTTTCTCTATGGTCTTTTCTTATTTTAGGAAGTGTCACTTTCTATAGGAGCTTACCTGATGTGGAGTTTAAGCCTTATTAAAGAACACATTGTGCAATGTACCAGAGTGCCCGAAATTGCATCTTCGGGCACCGATACCTTGTGAAAAAGGTTGCTCTTCTTTACTTCTAAAGCAACAGCATTTTTCACTTGAATAGTGTGCCGAAAGCGAACCGGAAATGATCCAGTGAAAATGGGTTTTCAAGCTTATGCATATCTGTTATTTATGCAAGAAAATGGTTAATCAACAGACGTGACTTTCTTATTAAGTAAGGTGGAGAGATTTGACCCTTTGCAATCTTAACTGTAGATTGCCGAGGCACTGTGCTAATTCCAAAAGTATTCACGTAAAGTCGTCAAACCCTTTTGATAAGGTTTTGACGTTTTTTTGTCCGGATAAACGCTGTTTCAAATACAAGATTTTAGGCAAAGAACGAAATGTATTGTGTGAAAATGAAGACGGCTGTATTTCTTAAGGGAACAGATGTCGAATTCTGGTAAAAGAATTGGGGAGATTTTGAAAAAAGCGGGGTCTTAAACTAATTCTCATGGGGGTTGACCTGAAGGGGGCGAAAGAAATTCTCCGCTGTCGAGAACAATAAATACAGTCCGATTAAAGTTTTTTATTTACCGTAAATTCTGGATGGGGTAAAAACCATCCAGAATATTTATGAGTAATGAAAAACATGTAAAACATGAAACTCACAATTTTGTCTCCTATTATTAATAATTTTTTAGCCAATATTACAGGGGTTTTACTGGTACTGACCAAGTATAGAGAAGAAGCGGGTGACGAATTGATGGAATACCTTTTCGGATGGCGAAAGCTCTCGAGTTGCGGGGCTAATGATTCCAACGGTTCTTCGAATGATTGGTGTTTCTATTGGTATTTTAACTGTAAATCGTGGTGTAGAATCGTAAAAAGAGCTTTCGGGTAAAATAGTTACACCGATACCTGCTGCTACTAACCCTTTGATGGCATCCATATCTTCTCCTTCTGATGAAGTTTTCGGTGTGAAGCCAACGCTATTACATGCTTCTACTGCGATTTTTT from the Sporosarcina psychrophila genome contains:
- a CDS encoding ABC transporter permease, encoding MRNTMKVAKWEIKRNMKSKSFIIGLFLTPIIFLAFFLLPDLFSSDDEAATTTVYVNDQLGVYGQLEAAVANTEWQMEQTDTTEQEATSALEGKEDAAYIFIDEQAIETGKVAVYTHEDTSSAFMDEVQILGGPLQMLQIEQLGLTQEEAAVVAQGVVFEDASEKPEEGGLFSENMLERVIPGAFAAVVMLSIVFTGMAIFQSASQEKKDKIAEIILSSLTPAELMQGKIIGYFVLGIIQVVVYIVIALPVLIWKIDFPIIEYLLVPEILVLIFISILGYLLYAALFVGIGATMADISTAGNFQGMVMMLPFSPFLFIGPVFSDPSGFWAQLGSYIPFTSPGVLIMRLSLLEEWPWVQIIIAIGILVVSVWVFMKLAGKVFKIGILMYGKNATPGEIWKWIRA